One Mauremys reevesii isolate NIE-2019 linkage group 5, ASM1616193v1, whole genome shotgun sequence genomic window carries:
- the LOC120406642 gene encoding storkhead-box protein 1-like, giving the protein MWPSSHSLPTLDRLRPPVAMPRKAEKFLQIAPHSLAIVLSPGAALEAEQEDGERQLPGEPPGDEPPQLGRHHIGYEIFADFKQENMQHFWNPRVTAAVAETFFLGWLDEQVLLIQGKEEHLEVLREGWTRRSLKPPAGFRIKCLARFNEGFPVPGSSFWYNG; this is encoded by the exons AGGCTGCGGCCCCCAGTAGCGATGCCTCGGAAGGCGGAGAAGTTTCTGCAGATCGCCCCGCACTCCCTGGCCATCGTCCTGAGCCCCGGGGCTGCGCTGGAGGCGGAGCAGGAGGACGGAGAGCGGCAGCTGCCGGGGGAGCCGCCTGGCGATGAGCCCCCCCAGCTCGGGCGCCACCACATCGGCTACGAGATCTTCGCGGACTTCAAGCAGGAGAACATGCAGCACTTCTGGAACCCGCGCGTGACGGCGGCCGTGGCCGAGACCttcttcctgggctggctggACGAGCAGGTGCTGCTGATCCAGGGCAAGGAGGAGCACCTGGAGGTGCTGCGGGAGGGCTGGACGCGCCGCTCCCTCAAGCCGCCCGCCGGCTTCCGCATCAAGTGCCTGG CCAGGTTCAATGAAGGATTCCCTGTACCAGGCTCTTCCTTCTGGTATAATGGATAA